A section of the Bacteroidia bacterium genome encodes:
- a CDS encoding site-specific integrase — MKVTLRERNQGGQTSLYLDYYHKGRRKTESLKLYLNPKARTKEEKEINKKTLQLAGTIRAQRQIEIQNGIYGFRDNAKLKGSFTAYIGLLTERRKDSSGNYGNWDSMLKHLKEFMPANITFAQVDRQFVQEFKFYLDKEARTKSNEPLSQNSKYSYFNKFRAALKQAVKDEILPTNPSEGVEVFRQGEPERAFLTLEELQAAVNSECEIPLLKTAFIFSCLSGLRWSDIHKLLWSEVQHSKSMGYYIRFMQKKTKGTETLPISEQAYNLLGERQENSQRVFDGLKYSAWHNMKLQQWMMKAGISKTITFHCARHTYATLQLSAGTDIYTVSKLLGHRDLKTTQVYAKVIDDKKREAANKIKI; from the coding sequence ACTATACCTGAACCCTAAAGCCAGGACTAAGGAGGAGAAGGAGATTAATAAAAAGACGCTACAACTGGCAGGTACAATTAGAGCACAGCGACAAATCGAAATCCAAAATGGGATCTATGGGTTTCGTGATAATGCGAAACTAAAGGGTAGCTTTACAGCCTACATTGGATTACTCACCGAGAGACGAAAAGACAGCTCCGGCAACTACGGGAATTGGGACAGTATGCTTAAACATTTAAAGGAATTTATGCCTGCAAACATAACCTTCGCGCAGGTTGACAGGCAGTTTGTCCAGGAGTTCAAGTTTTACCTCGATAAAGAGGCCAGAACCAAAAGCAATGAGCCGCTATCTCAGAACTCCAAATACTCCTATTTCAACAAATTTAGGGCAGCACTGAAGCAAGCCGTAAAAGATGAAATCCTTCCAACCAATCCAAGTGAAGGAGTTGAAGTATTCAGGCAGGGTGAACCGGAGAGAGCATTTTTGACACTGGAAGAACTGCAAGCAGCCGTAAATTCAGAATGTGAAATTCCGTTACTGAAAACCGCCTTCATCTTTTCATGCCTTAGTGGGCTTCGCTGGTCAGACATACACAAGCTACTTTGGTCTGAGGTGCAACACTCCAAGAGCATGGGGTATTATATCCGTTTCATGCAAAAGAAAACTAAGGGGACTGAAACCCTTCCTATCTCAGAGCAAGCCTATAACTTGCTAGGCGAACGCCAGGAGAACAGCCAAAGGGTTTTTGATGGATTAAAATATTCGGCATGGCACAATATGAAGTTGCAACAATGGATGATGAAGGCAGGTATTTCCAAGACCATCACTTTTCACTGTGCCCGACATACCTATGCTACGTTACAGCTATCCGCTGGAACAGATATTTACACGGTTTCCAAACTCTTAGGACATAGAGATTTAAAAACAACCCAAGTATACGCCAAGGTTATTGACGACAAAAAACGAGAAGCAGCTAATAAAATCAAAATATGA